A portion of the Glycine max cultivar Williams 82 chromosome 10, Glycine_max_v4.0, whole genome shotgun sequence genome contains these proteins:
- the LOC100809669 gene encoding arginine biosynthesis bifunctional protein ArgJ, chloroplastic isoform X1 produces MHSCIPQHLHLASSLNPKACNSPLRNLRIRAVSTTHNHIPAAPVFLPEGPWNQIPGGVTAAEGFKAAGMYGGLRAKGEKPDLALVTCDVDAVSAGSFTTNVVAAAPVLYCKRTLDISNTARAVLTNAGQANAATGKEGYQDVVECVESLAKLLKVKPEEVLIESTGVIGQRIKKGALLNSLPTLVNSLSSSVEGADSAAVAITTTDLVSKSVAIESLVGGTRVRVGGMAKGSGMIHPNMATMLGVITTDAWVTSDVWRKMVQVAVNRSFNQITVDGDTSTNDTVIALASGLSGLGCISSLDSDEAIQLQACLDAVMQGLAKSIAWDGEGATCLVEVSVTGANSEAEAAKVARSVASSSLVKAAVYGRDPNWGRIAAAAGYSGVSFHQDLLRVELGDILLMDGGEPQLFDRDVASSYLRRAGETHDTVRIQISVGNGPGCGQAWGCDLSYDYVKINAEYTT; encoded by the exons atgcattcgtGCATTCCTCAGCACCTTCACTTGGCTTCTTCCCTAAACCCCAAG GCGTGTAATTCTCCCCTACGCAATTTGAGGATCCGTGCTGTTTCAACCACACATAATCACATACCAGCTGCTCCAGTTTTTCTGCCCGAAGGACCATGGAACCAG ATTCCTGGTGGAGTTACTGCTGCGGAGGGATTCAAAGCTGCGGGAATGTACGGAGGTTTACGTGCCAAAGGAGAAAAGCCTGATCTCGCGCTTGTCACGTGCGATGTTGATGCAGTATCTGCAG GATCGTTTACTACAAACGTGGTTGCGGCTGCACCAGTGTTGTACTGCAAGAGGACGTTGGATATTTCCAACACT GCACGTGCTGTGTTAACTAATGCAGGTCAAGCAAATGCAGCCACG GGCAAAGAAGGTTATCAAGACGTGGTAGAATGTGTGGAAAGCCTTGCTAAG CTATTGAAAGTGAAGCCAGAAGAAGTATTAATTGAGTCCACTGGTGTAATtggtcaaagaataaaaaag GGGGCGCTTTTAAACTCACTTCCCACTCTAGTAAATTCACTGTCATCTTCAGTTGAGGG GGCAGATTCTGCAGCTGTGGCAATCACCACGACAGATCTTGTTAGCAAGAGTGTGGCAATTGAGTCTCTG GTTGGAGGAACTAGGGTCAGAGTTGGGGGAATGGCTAAAGGTTCTGGAATGATCCACCCAAATATGGCTACCATGCTTGGG GTAATAACAACTGATGCctgggtaaccagtgatgtttGGAGAAAGATGGTGCAGGTTGCTGTAAATCGAAGTTTCAACCAGATAACT GTAGATGGAGATACTAGTACTAATGATACTGTTATTGCTTTGGCTAGTGGGTTGTCTGGGCTAGGCTGCATATCTTCTCTAGACAGTGATGAGGCTATTCAACTTCAGGCATGCCTAGATGCG GTAATGCAAGGTCTTGCCAAATCAATAGCTTGGGATGGAGAAGGTGCAACATGCCTCgttgag GTCAGTGTGACTGGTGCAAATAGTGAGGCTGAAGCTGCAAAAGTTGCACGTTCTGTTGCATCATCTTCACTTGTAAAG GCTGCTGTATATGGTAGAGACCCCAACTGGGGACGCATTGCTGCTGCAGCTGGTTACTCAGGGGTTTCATTCCATCAAGATTTACTTAGGGTAGAGCTGGGAGATATTTTACTAATGGATGGTGGGGAACCACAATTATTTGACCG GGACGTGGCTAGTAGTTATCTCAGAAGGGCTGGGGAGACTCATGACACAGTTAGAATTCAGATATCAGTTG GCAATGGACCAGGATGTGGACAAGCATGGGGCTGTGATTTAAGCTacgattatgttaaaataaatgcCGAGTACACAACATAA
- the LOC100809669 gene encoding arginine biosynthesis bifunctional protein ArgJ, chloroplastic isoform X2 has product MHSCIPQHLHLASSLNPKACNSPLRNLRIRAVSTTHNHIPAAPVFLPEGPWNQIPGGVTAAEGFKAAGMYGGLRAKGEKPDLALVTCDVDAVSAGSFTTNVVAAAPVLYCKRTLDISNTARAVLTNAGQANAATGKEGYQDVVECVESLAKLLKVKPEEVLIESTGVIGQRIKKGALLNSLPTLVNSLSSSVEGADSAAVAITTTDLVSKSVAIESLVGGTRVRVGGMAKGSGMIHPNMATMLGVITTDAWVTSDVWRKMVQVAVNRSFNQITVDGDTSTNDTVIALASGLSGLGCISSLDSDEAIQLQVMQGLAKSIAWDGEGATCLVEVSVTGANSEAEAAKVARSVASSSLVKAAVYGRDPNWGRIAAAAGYSGVSFHQDLLRVELGDILLMDGGEPQLFDRDVASSYLRRAGETHDTVRIQISVGNGPGCGQAWGCDLSYDYVKINAEYTT; this is encoded by the exons atgcattcgtGCATTCCTCAGCACCTTCACTTGGCTTCTTCCCTAAACCCCAAG GCGTGTAATTCTCCCCTACGCAATTTGAGGATCCGTGCTGTTTCAACCACACATAATCACATACCAGCTGCTCCAGTTTTTCTGCCCGAAGGACCATGGAACCAG ATTCCTGGTGGAGTTACTGCTGCGGAGGGATTCAAAGCTGCGGGAATGTACGGAGGTTTACGTGCCAAAGGAGAAAAGCCTGATCTCGCGCTTGTCACGTGCGATGTTGATGCAGTATCTGCAG GATCGTTTACTACAAACGTGGTTGCGGCTGCACCAGTGTTGTACTGCAAGAGGACGTTGGATATTTCCAACACT GCACGTGCTGTGTTAACTAATGCAGGTCAAGCAAATGCAGCCACG GGCAAAGAAGGTTATCAAGACGTGGTAGAATGTGTGGAAAGCCTTGCTAAG CTATTGAAAGTGAAGCCAGAAGAAGTATTAATTGAGTCCACTGGTGTAATtggtcaaagaataaaaaag GGGGCGCTTTTAAACTCACTTCCCACTCTAGTAAATTCACTGTCATCTTCAGTTGAGGG GGCAGATTCTGCAGCTGTGGCAATCACCACGACAGATCTTGTTAGCAAGAGTGTGGCAATTGAGTCTCTG GTTGGAGGAACTAGGGTCAGAGTTGGGGGAATGGCTAAAGGTTCTGGAATGATCCACCCAAATATGGCTACCATGCTTGGG GTAATAACAACTGATGCctgggtaaccagtgatgtttGGAGAAAGATGGTGCAGGTTGCTGTAAATCGAAGTTTCAACCAGATAACT GTAGATGGAGATACTAGTACTAATGATACTGTTATTGCTTTGGCTAGTGGGTTGTCTGGGCTAGGCTGCATATCTTCTCTAGACAGTGATGAGGCTATTCAACTTCAG GTAATGCAAGGTCTTGCCAAATCAATAGCTTGGGATGGAGAAGGTGCAACATGCCTCgttgag GTCAGTGTGACTGGTGCAAATAGTGAGGCTGAAGCTGCAAAAGTTGCACGTTCTGTTGCATCATCTTCACTTGTAAAG GCTGCTGTATATGGTAGAGACCCCAACTGGGGACGCATTGCTGCTGCAGCTGGTTACTCAGGGGTTTCATTCCATCAAGATTTACTTAGGGTAGAGCTGGGAGATATTTTACTAATGGATGGTGGGGAACCACAATTATTTGACCG GGACGTGGCTAGTAGTTATCTCAGAAGGGCTGGGGAGACTCATGACACAGTTAGAATTCAGATATCAGTTG GCAATGGACCAGGATGTGGACAAGCATGGGGCTGTGATTTAAGCTacgattatgttaaaataaatgcCGAGTACACAACATAA
- the LOC100812338 gene encoding uncharacterized protein — protein MDTRSPVNAVHDNIISKLEVTFSESLHIHDAQNSEHASEGDHIGNCDVGERNLREGFELQETKLEIKCLKECSTFPYPDMMLPSSSSDEEADASSPSKQSPRQNYSCSVSLPAPRKLVSAMKGSREKERGSQMKLTVKWAPDVYDPVPTLLSHTVKNKKQQKPRIKKSEKKNGKKGQKVSYSKRGSSKDKQYRNRWFYSHDEVFEASSDNAANHDSYCGTSYYLETSLTKVHWSIGEAL, from the exons ATGGACACGCGCTCTCCCGTTAATGCTGTGCATGACAACATCATAAGTAAGCTGGAAGTTACTTTTAGTGAGTCATTACATATACATGATGCTCAGAATTCGGAACATGCATCTGAAGGGGATCATATTGGTAATTGTGATGTGGGAGAGCGGAACTTACGCGAAGGTTTTGAACTGCAAGAAACCAAACTAGAGATAAAGTGCTTGAAAGAGTGTTCGACTTTTCCTTATCCTGATATGATGCTGCCTTCAAGCTCTTCTGACGAGGAGGCTGATGCATCGTCACCCTCTAAGCAGTCTCCACGCCAAAACTACTCGTGCTCAGTATCTTTGCCA GCACCTCGAAAGCTTGTATCTGCCATGAAAGGTAGCCGCGAGAAAGAGCGGGGATCACAAATGAAATTGACAGTGAAGTGGGCCCCTGATGTATATGATCCGGTACCTACATTGTTATCACATACTGTTAAAAACAAGAAACAGCAAAAACCCAGGATCAAGaagagtgaaaagaaaaatggaaagaagGGCCAGAAGGTCAGTTACTCTAAAAGAGGCAGCAGCAAAGATAAACAGTATCGAAATAGGTGGTTTTATTCTCATGATGAAGTGTTTGAAGCTTCCTCTGATAATGCTGCTAACCATGATTCCTACTGTGGAACTAGCTACTACTTGGAAACATCACTCACAAAGGTTCACTGGTCTATTGGAGAAGCGCTGTAA
- the LOC100306101 gene encoding pyrophosphorylase PPa4-like, with product MAPPIETPTKVSSYQHSPNPRLNERILSSISRKHVAAHPWHDLEIGPEAPKIFNCVVEIGKGSKVKYELDKRTGLIMVDRILYSSVVYPHNYGFIPRTICEDGDPMDVLVIMQEPVLPGCFLRAKAIGLMPMIDQGEKDDKIIAVCADDPEYRHYNDIKDLPPHRLAEIRRFFEDYKKNENKEVAVNDFLPASAAYEAIKHSMTLYAEYVVENLRR from the exons ATGGCTCCACCAATTGAGACCCCAACCAAGGTTTCCAGCTATCAGCACTCCCCAAACCCTCGTCTTAACGAGAGGATTCTTTCATCCATTTCCAGGAAACATGTTGCTGCTCACCCGTGGCATGATCTTGAGATAG GACCTGAAGCTCCAAAGATCTTCAACTGT GTGGTTGAAATTGGGAAAGGAAGTAAGGTGAAATATGAACTTGACAAAAGAACTGGTCTTATTATG GTTGATCGTATCCTTTACTCATCGGTTGTGTATCCTCACAACTATGGGTTTATCCCACGTACTATTTGTGAGGACGGTGATCCCATGGATGTCTTGGTTATCATGCAG GAGCCAGTTCTTCCAGGTTGCTTTCTACGGGCCAAAGCTATTGGACTCATGCCTATGATTGATCAG GGTGAGAAAGATGACAAGATAATTGCTGTCTGTGCTGATGATCCTGAGTATAGGCATTACAATGATATCAAGGACCTTCCTCCTCACCGTTTAGCTGAAATTCGTCGTTTCTTTGAAGATT ACAAGAAGAATGAGAACAAGGAAGTTGCAGTGAACGACTTTCTTCCTGCTTCAGCTGCCTATGAAGCTATCAAGCATTCCAT GACCTTATATGCGGAATACGTTGTGGAGAACTTGAGGCGGTAG